The Celeribacter baekdonensis genomic interval CACCCCCGGCCTCAAAGTGGTGATGGAACACATCACCACGAAGGACGGCGTGGACTATGCCCGTTCAGTGGATCAGGGATTGGGCGCAACGATCACCACACATCACCTTGTGATCAATCGCAACCACATCCTCGTGGGCGGGATCAAACCGCATTATTATTGCCTGCCCGTGGCCAAACGTGAAACGCATCGTCTGGCTCTGGTGGAGGCGGCGACCTCGGGTGACAAACAGTTCTTTTTGGGCACCGATTCCGCACCACATCTGGACGGCGCGAAAGAGACCGCATGTGGGTGCGCGGGCTGTTTCACCGCCACGAACACCATGTCGATTCTCGCCGAAGTGTTTGAAAAAGAGGGAAAACTGGACGCTCTCGAAGCCTTCACCTCGATCAACGGGCCAACATTCTATGGCCTGCCGCTCAATGAGGCGACGATCACGCTGCGCCGGGGCGATCCGGTCCGCTACCCCGATAAAATCGACACCGAAAACGGTCCCGTGACCGTATTTGACCCGCAAATGCCGCTCCATTGGAGCGTCGAGGCCTAAGACGAAAGAGACCGCCAGATGATCCCCTCCTCCTTTCCTGACGAGACAGAAATCGCCCGTTTGACGGCGCGGATGTTGTTGGAAATCAAAGCCGTGCATTTCAACGCGCGCGAGCCCTTCACGCTGGCCTCTGGCCTGCCCAGCCCAACCTACATCGACTGTCGCAAACTGATTTCCTACCCCCGCATTCGCGCGACCTTGATGGATTTCCTGTCGGTGTCTGTGATGCGCGAAGCCGGGTTTGAGGCGTTTGACAATATCGCAGGCGGCGAAACGGCGGGCATTCCTTTTGCCGCGATGGTGGCCGAACGTCTGGCCCTGCCGATGACCTATGTGCGCAAAAAACCCAAAGGCTACGGTCGCAATGCCCGGATCGAAGGGCAGATGAGCGAGGGCGAGCGGGTGTTGTTGGTCGAAGATTTGACCACCGATGGCGGCTCGAAATTGTCCTTTGTCGATGCGATCCGTGAGACCGGCGCAACGTGCGGCTGGACAGCGGTGATTTTTTACTACGGGATTTTCCCGGAAACGGAAAAGACGCTGGGCGATCATGGCGTGAAACTGATCAGCCTGTGCACATGGTGGGATGTTTTGGCCGAGGCCAAACGCCAAGGTGCCTTTGACGCCGAAACGCTCGCAGAGGTGGAGAAATTCCTCAACGCCCCACGCGAATGGCAAGAGGCCAATAAAAAGGCCTGAGGCGGCGGAAATCCGCGCCCGAAATTTATGCGCCGCCCTCAGGGGCGGCGTTTTTCTTTGCAAACAGCCAAGTTAGCTTGCCTTGTTCATCTGTGTGCCAGTTATCCACACGTTATACATTTTGAAACCCGGCGCGCAGGCGGCTATGACACCCAAACCCGCGAGCAACACGCGACTCGCAGGATCATAAAGAGGGCCAGCCGGATGAATGACATCGCCACACTTCAGGACGCACGCACCGACAAAGCGGACGCGGCAACACCGTCGGTGATCACCTCCTATGCGGGGGCCGTGCCCCATAACATCGAGGCCGAGCAACAACTCTTGGGCGCACTTTTGACCAACAACGATGTGTTCGACAAAATCGCCTCGATCATCTCGCCCGACCATTTTTTCGACCCGGTGCACAAAGACATTTACGAGAAGGCTCAGGAGCGCATTCAAAAGAATATGCTCGCCTCTCCGGTGACGTTGAAAGCCTATATGGAGGACCATGAGGGCCTGAAAGAACTCGGTGGCCCGGCCTATTTGGCGCGTCTGGCGGCAAGTGCCATTTCGACCTATGCGGTGCGTGACTATGCCCAGTTGATCTATGATCTGTTCTTACGCCGTCAGTTGATTGAGCTGGGCAACGAGATTGCGGGCTCTGCCGCTTCTGGTTCCGACATTCGTGATCCCGGCGAGCAAATCGTGGCCGCCGAACAGCGGCTGTACACGCTGGCCGAACAGGGCAAGGGCGAAACCGGGTTCACCTCCTTCCTCTCCGCCGTCACCCAAGCCGTGCTCAACGCCAATGCCGCCTATGAGCGCGGTGGCGGCATGGCGGGGATTCAGACCCACCTCAACGATCTCGATAAAAAGATGGGCGGCTTGCACAAGTCCGACTTGATCATCTTGGCCGGACGTCCGTCGATGGGCAAAACCTCGCTGGCCACCAACATCGCCTTCAACATCGCCAAGGCCTATAAAAAGGGCACGCTGCCGGATGGGCGCGTCGGTGCAGTCGAGGGCGGGGTTGTCGGGTTTTATTCGCTTGAGATGAGCGCCGAACAGTTGGCGGCGCGGATCCTGGCCGAGGCCTCTGAGATTTCGTCGCATAAAATCCGCCAAGGTGACATGACCGAAGATCAGTTCCGCCGCTTTGTCGAAGCCGCCAAAACGCTTGAGACCTGCCCGCTTTATATCGACGACACCCCGGCCATTCCAATCTCGCAATTGGCGGCGCGCGCGCGGCGGTTGCAACGGACGCACGGGCTTGATCTGTTGATCATCGACTATCTGCAACTGGTGCGCGGCACCGCACGCAGCCAAGGCAACCGGGTGCAGGAGATCGGTGAGATTTCCATGGGCCTCAAAGCCATCGCCAAAGAACTCAACATCCCGGTGATCGCGCTCTCCCAGCTCAGCCGGACGGTGGAGAGCCGCGACGACAAACGGCCACAGCTTTCGGATTTGCGTGAATCCGGCTCGATCGAGCAAGACGCCGATGTGGTGATGTTTGTCTATCGTGGCGAATATTACAAAGAGCGCGAAAAGCCCGAAGAGCATGATATGGAGGCCACGACGCGCTGGGTCGAGGATATGGAGCGGCTGCACGGCAAGGCCGAAGTCATCCTTGGCAAGCAACGTCACGGCCCGATTGGCACGGTGGAACTGAGCTTTGAGGCGGAATTCACCCGCTTTGGCAACCTCATCCAGCCGTGGCAACAAAACGAACCCGAATACTAAGACCCAATACATAAGGACATCGGACCCGCCCGCGCGCGTTTTAAGCCTGCGTATAGATTTGCGCTTGCACAGAGCCGCGTGGAGGGTCAAAAAACGCCATGGCTACATCTGTTTTACATATTGATCTCACGGCTCTGACCGACAATTGGCGGGCGCTGGACCGTTTGACCGCACCCTCTGTGGAAACCGCCGCCGTGATCAAAGCGGACGCTTACGGGCTTGGCGTGGCCAAGGTCGGACGCGCTTTGGTTAAGGCCGGGGTGAAAAAGTTTTTCGTGGCCGCCGCCGAGGAAGGTGTGGCCCTGCGCGCGGCCATCGGTCCCTCGCCGTGGATTGGGGTGTTTGGCGGTCATATGGCCGGGGACACCGACATGATCGCGGATATGCATCTTGTACCGATGCTCAATTCCCTGGATCAAATCACCCGCCATTTCGAAGCCCTCCCCGGCGCGCCCTTCGGCATTCAACTTGACACCGGGATGAACCGTCTGGGTCTTGAAGCGCCCGAATGGGATGCGGTCAAAGATCTGGTGATCAAAGCCCGCCCCGATCTGATCATGTCGCATCTGGCCTGTGCCGATGAGCCAAAGCATCCGATGAACGCCCATCAACTGGCCAATTTCCGCCAGATGACCGAGGGCTTGACCGTGCCGCGTGCCTTATCAGCGACGGGTGGGATTTTGCTTGGGCCGGACTATCATTTCGATCTGGTGCGTCCGGGCATCGGCCTTTACGGCGGCTTACCGTTTGAAGACAGCAAACCCGTGGTGCGGCTGGAATGTCCTGTGATCCAGACCCGCGATGTCGCGCCCAATGAAACCGTCGGCTATTCCAACACATGGACCGCCGAAGTGCCCTCTCGGATCGCCACGATTTCCGCCGGTTACGCCGATGGTATTTCTCGGAAAATCTCCAACGCTGCGGTGCTGTTTGACGGTGACACCCCCTGCCCTCTGGTGGGCCGCGTGTCGATGGATTTGATCACCGTGGACATCACCCACCTCGATCACGTGCCCAAATCGCTTGATCTTTTATGCCCGCATCAAACGGTCGATGATCTGGCCGATGTGGCGGGCACGATTGGTTATGAAATCCTGACCTCTTTGGGCGCACGCTATCTGCGGCGGTATATCGGATGAGCCTCCCC includes:
- the pyrC gene encoding dihydroorotase, with amino-acid sequence MTDTLTLRRPDDWHLHLRDGAMLNAILPETTRHFARAIVMPNLVPPVVTGDDAAAYRERILKANPRKGQFEPLMTLYLTEQTDPNDVAMAHASGLVKAVKLYPAGATTNSASGVTNFENVRAVLEKMAEIGLPLCIHGEVVTPDVDIFDREKVFIDTLLDPIRRTTPGLKVVMEHITTKDGVDYARSVDQGLGATITTHHLVINRNHILVGGIKPHYYCLPVAKRETHRLALVEAATSGDKQFFLGTDSAPHLDGAKETACGCAGCFTATNTMSILAEVFEKEGKLDALEAFTSINGPTFYGLPLNEATITLRRGDPVRYPDKIDTENGPVTVFDPQMPLHWSVEA
- a CDS encoding orotate phosphoribosyltransferase encodes the protein MIPSSFPDETEIARLTARMLLEIKAVHFNAREPFTLASGLPSPTYIDCRKLISYPRIRATLMDFLSVSVMREAGFEAFDNIAGGETAGIPFAAMVAERLALPMTYVRKKPKGYGRNARIEGQMSEGERVLLVEDLTTDGGSKLSFVDAIRETGATCGWTAVIFYYGIFPETEKTLGDHGVKLISLCTWWDVLAEAKRQGAFDAETLAEVEKFLNAPREWQEANKKA
- the alr gene encoding alanine racemase — protein: MATSVLHIDLTALTDNWRALDRLTAPSVETAAVIKADAYGLGVAKVGRALVKAGVKKFFVAAAEEGVALRAAIGPSPWIGVFGGHMAGDTDMIADMHLVPMLNSLDQITRHFEALPGAPFGIQLDTGMNRLGLEAPEWDAVKDLVIKARPDLIMSHLACADEPKHPMNAHQLANFRQMTEGLTVPRALSATGGILLGPDYHFDLVRPGIGLYGGLPFEDSKPVVRLECPVIQTRDVAPNETVGYSNTWTAEVPSRIATISAGYADGISRKISNAAVLFDGDTPCPLVGRVSMDLITVDITHLDHVPKSLDLLCPHQTVDDLADVAGTIGYEILTSLGARYLRRYIG
- a CDS encoding replicative DNA helicase, which gives rise to MNDIATLQDARTDKADAATPSVITSYAGAVPHNIEAEQQLLGALLTNNDVFDKIASIISPDHFFDPVHKDIYEKAQERIQKNMLASPVTLKAYMEDHEGLKELGGPAYLARLAASAISTYAVRDYAQLIYDLFLRRQLIELGNEIAGSAASGSDIRDPGEQIVAAEQRLYTLAEQGKGETGFTSFLSAVTQAVLNANAAYERGGGMAGIQTHLNDLDKKMGGLHKSDLIILAGRPSMGKTSLATNIAFNIAKAYKKGTLPDGRVGAVEGGVVGFYSLEMSAEQLAARILAEASEISSHKIRQGDMTEDQFRRFVEAAKTLETCPLYIDDTPAIPISQLAARARRLQRTHGLDLLIIDYLQLVRGTARSQGNRVQEIGEISMGLKAIAKELNIPVIALSQLSRTVESRDDKRPQLSDLRESGSIEQDADVVMFVYRGEYYKEREKPEEHDMEATTRWVEDMERLHGKAEVILGKQRHGPIGTVELSFEAEFTRFGNLIQPWQQNEPEY